One part of the Botrytis cinerea B05.10 chromosome 8, complete sequence genome encodes these proteins:
- the Bchnt3 gene encoding Bchnt3 yields the protein MSSSRPKRPNSSPTSSPPPKKIANSNPFHFGRAGLGAYLSDPSSHPASRVIYHNSSFVAIHDLYPKSSVHALLIPREERWNGMHPKIALSNPEFLEMVRPEAERLKGIVASELRRKYGAESAEDFQRQRILNGEVNLDDDAEMPEGRDWEKDVVIGIHMHPSMDHLHIHVLSVDRYSSCLKKRKHYNSFATPFFVNLSEFPLSEERKEALDRRGQGKAWLEENLKCWRCSMQFGNKFSKLKDHLELEFDEWKKK from the coding sequence ATGTCAAGTTCTCGACCCAAACGCCCTAATTCCTCCCCGACATcttccccccctcccaaaaAGATTGCGAATTCAAATCCTTTCCATTTTGGTCGAGCGGGCCTTGGAGCTTACTTATCAGACCCCTCATCACATCCTGCATCACGCGTGATCTATCACAACTCTTCATTCGTAGCGATTCACGACCTTTACCCTAAATCCTCAGTTCATGCCCTTCTAATTCCACGAGAGGAGAGGTGGAATGGTATGCACCCGAAAATCGCATTATCCAACCCcgaatttcttgaaatggTGAGACCAGAAGCAGAAAGGCTGAAAGGAATAGTTGCGTCAGAATTGCGTCGGAAATATGGAGCGGAATCTGCAGAAGATTTTCAAAGACAAAGGATACTTAACGGAGAAGTCAATctggatgatgatgctgaaaTGCCAGAAGGTAGGGATTGGGAAAAGGATGTTGTCATTGGAATACATATGCACCCATCTATGGatcatcttcatattcatgtTCTTTCCGTGGATCGTTATTCTTCATGTTTGAAGAAGCGGAAACATTATAATTCATTTGCTACACCTTTCTTCGTCAATTTATCAGAGTTTCCTTTGTctgaggagagaaaagaagctCTCGATAGGAGAGGGCAAGGCAAAGCATGGCTagaagaaaatttgaaatgttgGAGATGTAGTATGCAATTTGGAAATAAATTTTCCAAGTTAAAGGACcatttggagttggagtttgatgaatggaaaaagaaataa
- the Bctim17 gene encoding Bctim17, with translation MDHTRDPCPWVALNDFGGAFCMGAIGGAVWHGVKGFRNSPYGERRIGALTAIKARAPVLGGNFGVWGGLFSTFDCAVKGLRKKEDPYNAIIAGFFTGGALAIRGGAKAARNSAIGCAVLLGVIEGVGIGFQRMMAGNTKLELPPPPPPPSESGQTGFPAVA, from the exons ATGGATCACACACGAGACCCATGTCCTTGGGTGGCTTTGAACGATTTTGGGGGAGCTTTTTGTATGGGT GCAATCGGAGGTGCAGTATGGCACGGTGTTAAGGGCTTTCGAAATTCACCTTACGGCGAGAGAAGGATTGGCGCACTCACAGCCATAAAGGCACGAGCTCCTGTTCTAGGAGGAAACTTTGGTGTTTGGGGTGGGCTTTTCTCGACTTTCGATTGCGCCGTTAAAGGATtaaggaaaaaggaagatCCTTATAATGCTA TTATTGCTGGATTCTTCACTGGTGGTGCTTTGGCAATTCGTGGTGGTGCGAAAGCTGCAAGAAACTCCGCGATAGGATGTGCAGTTCTCTTGGGTGTTATTGAGGGTGTTGGAATTGGGTTCCAAAGAATGATGGCAGGAAATACGAAATTAGAG ctacctcctccacctccccctccatctGAATCCGGTCAAACTGGGTTCCCAGCAGTCGCATAA
- the Bchnt3 gene encoding Bchnt3 — MASKIEDDTNGTPQASSLSSKNSSKPNAFTELMSSSRPKRPNSSPTSSPPPKKIANSNPFHFGRAGLGAYLSDPSSHPASRVIYHNSSFVAIHDLYPKSSVHALLIPREERWNGMHPKIALSNPEFLEMVRPEAERLKGIVASELRRKYGAESAEDFQRQRILNGEVNLDDDAEMPEGRDWEKDVVIGIHMHPSMDHLHIHVLSVDRYSSCLKKRKHYNSFATPFFVNLSEFPLSEERKEALDRRGQGKAWLEENLKCWRCSMQFGNKFSKLKDHLELEFDEWKKK; from the exons ATGGCTTCAAAAATCGAAGACGATACTAATGGAACACCTCAAGCTTCTTCCTTATCGAGTAAAAATTCTTCTAAACCGAACGCAT TTACCGAATTAATGTCAAGTTCTCGACCCAAACGCCCTAATTCCTCCCCGACATcttccccccctcccaaaaAGATTGCGAATTCAAATCCTTTCCATTTTGGTCGAGCGGGCCTTGGAGCTTACTTATCAGACCCCTCATCACATCCTGCATCACGCGTGATCTATCACAACTCTTCATTCGTAGCGATTCACGACCTTTACCCTAAATCCTCAGTTCATGCCCTTCTAATTCCACGAGAGGAGAGGTGGAATGGTATGCACCCGAAAATCGCATTATCCAACCCcgaatttcttgaaatggTGAGACCAGAAGCAGAAAGGCTGAAAGGAATAGTTGCGTCAGAATTGCGTCGGAAATATGGAGCGGAATCTGCAGAAGATTTTCAAAGACAAAGGATACTTAACGGAGAAGTCAATctggatgatgatgctgaaaTGCCAGAAGGTAGGGATTGGGAAAAGGATGTTGTCATTGGAATACATATGCACCCATCTATGGatcatcttcatattcatgtTCTTTCCGTGGATCGTTATTCTTCATGTTTGAAGAAGCGGAAACATTATAATTCATTTGCTACACCTTTCTTCGTCAATTTATCAGAGTTTCCTTTGTctgaggagagaaaagaagctCTCGATAGGAGAGGGCAAGGCAAAGCATGGCTagaagaaaatttgaaatgttgGAGATGTAGTATGCAATTTGGAAATAAATTTTCCAAGTTAAAGGACcatttggagttggagtttgatgaatggaaaaagaaataa